In the genome of Longimicrobiales bacterium, the window CACCAGGCCCGCGGTCCGGTATCCCCGACTGGAGAGCACTTCGGCAAGAGTGGGCTGGGAGTCATCCAGCGGCGTGCGCCAGGTCGCGTTCAGCTCGTGCGCCGCACGGCCCGTGAACAGCGACGCGTGCGAGGGCAGCGTCCATGGCGAGGGCGCGATCGCCAGGTCGAACGTCACGCCCGTGGCGGCGAATGCGTCGATCGCCGGGGTGGTGGGGCGCTCGTTGCCATAGAGTCCCATACTGAGCGCGCGCACCGTGTCCAGGATGATCAGGACCACGTTCGGGCGGCCGGGCGCCGCGAACGGCCGCCCGCGCTGCGCCCACCGCTCACCGAGAGAGGGTGCTGCGATGAGGCCGGCCGCGGTGACCGCCACCAGGCCGACGGCCACGAGCGTGCCTCGCTTCAGCAGGGGCGCGAGGCGTGCCGGGTCGTGGAACCTGCGCCACTGCGAGGCCCGGGTCGCGACGCCCAGGGTTATGAGGGCCGCCGCCCACTTCTCCAGCTCCTCCCAGTAGACGCGCAGCACGCCGTACAGCAGCACCGCAACGACCAGGAACACGACCACACGCACCGAAATGAGGCGCGGGAATCGCTTGTGGATCGTACCCAGGATCAGGGCGCACGGCACGGCCCAGAGCGCGTGGCTGACCGGAGACATCCAGAGGACATTCGGGTCGTACCACACCAGCCGTGACAGCACCGCCGCCTTGATCACCATGAGGGACCCGCCGAACAGGCCCACCAGCAACGCGAGCACGAACGCGAGCCGTACGGTGGTGGCCAGCGGATAGGTTACTGTGCCGCCGCCGTCGGGGGACCGGGGCTGCCCGGGCGCGGACACGTGATCCGGTGATACCTGTGCGGGTGACACCATGAAAGGCCGTCCTGGGGTGGAGGGTGCGCTCTACTCCTGGAATCGAACCGATATTCACAACTCAGCTCAGATGGGATTTCGAGGACCGAGCTCCAGTGTCACAGGAAGCCGGAAATCGTAGCCGCTGCCGACGCTCGAGCAGTCCCGCTATCCGTTCAAGTTGATCGACGCGGTCGGCAGAGCTCGTCAGGTGGATTCGTCGCATGTGATCCCCCTGGGCTCGGACGCAACCGTTCCACGCGGGGTTCGGGGCGTCTCAGCGACTTCCCCGATATGGATGACGCGCGCGGCTGTGGACATCACCACCGCTGCGCAGGCTGCGAGAACGAGCTCGTGACCGATCATGTATCCTCCCGGCTCGAGAACACGTCATGCCTGACCCGCGGCATCGCTCGTCAGCGTCAGGGCCCCGTCGCAGCCTGGTTGCCCTCCGCAGTCGAAATCAGAATGTGGCCAATTGCCAATGCAAGGCAATCCTCGGCCAGACCGACGAGCGGATCCGGGATGTCGAGCCGGCGGCCGATCGCCGTCCGCAGCCGCACCATCACGTGCGCAGATCCGATCGCGCCAACCGACCCCAGCACAGCGGCGGGCACTGCCGCTTCACTGTTCCATGAGGCGATGACCGTCGCAGCGAATCCGCCTGAAACGGCTCGCGCAGCGAGCGAAGGCACCTCTGTGCGATCAGGTGCCATGGGCAGCTTGTCGCCGATGAGCTCGCCCAAAGACGCGAGTGCAAGTGCGTTGGACACGGCGGGTGATCGCAGTAGATGAGCTGCCCCGTTTGCGGACGAAGTTCCTGGAGGCGCTGGTGAAGCACGGCTCAGAAGCGCAGGCATCAGGAACGTACGCATTCCCGAGACGACTCCGACGCCCAGAGCTCCGAAAAACACAGACCTGATCCGGGACATTGGTCGCTCCTGTAGAATCGTTCATCCACCGGGAGCGAAGTGCGAGAAGCACGCCATGATGTCGGCGGCTGTCACCGCCCGCAGCGGCCGCCCGTCACCGGGTACGCTGCGAGGGGACCCCGCCGAGTCGCTTCTGCAGATCAGCGAAACGCGGGTCATCCTGCGCGTATGCGAATAGAGGATTGAGCACTTGAGTGTGCGGAACGCCGCCCGGCAGGCCGCTGAGCGAGCGGTCCTGCAGTGCACGATTCAGCCACACATAGGATTCATCCAGCTGATCTGAACCGACGAACTGCAGCGCGACATCGTAAGCGTCAGCTTCACCGCGCTGCCACCGTTCCAGCAGCTGCTCACGGATCTCGAGCGCTTCGCTCTGTCGTCCGGCTCGGCCGAGTATGAAGCCGATGAGGCTCGTGCTTGACCCGCTCGCATCAGGAGGCGCCGCGCGGAGGATTGCGATAGCGTTGTCCCACTGCTCCAGGCGCGCGTGGCACAGCGCGGCAATGCTCGACACGCGCAGCAATGGCGGCCGCACGGACTCCAGCTTCCTGAGCTGCTCGATCGCCTCCGGGCAGCGGTCGTTGCCCGCGAGGGCGCGCGCGAGCTCGGCATTCGCTCGCGGCGAGAGCGGCTCCAGCTCCAGCGCGCGCTGAGCATGAACGAGTGCCTGGTGCGGACGACTCATCCAGAGGTGTAGCGTGACGAGCCACTCGTGCGTGTTCGCATGGTCCGGATCGAGCGCGAGTGCACTATTCAAATGCGCTTCGGCCGACACGAAGTCGAACGTACCCATCAGCAGGATGCCCAGCGTAGCGTGGGCGTCAGCCAGGCGGTCGTCGAGGGCGAGCGCCCGCTCGGCAGCCTGCAGACCGAGCGTGAAATAACGATCGCGCTCCTGCCGCGGCGCCGACGTCGCAGCTCTGCCGTACATCTTGCCGAGACCGGCCCATGCGAGGGCGTAATCCGGGTCCAGCGCTACTGAACTCTGCAAGTGCTCGATCCCCGCGTGCACGCCGCTGTCGCTCCGCAGCAGAGCGCTGTCGCTGCCGCGCAGGTAATGCTCATATGCGGCGATGCTTCGCGTTCCGCGCAGCGCGTCATCCGCTTCCGTTGCACGTGAGACCGCGCTGCGGTGCGCCACGACGGCAATCACCACGCCCGTGGTGACTACGGCAACTGCGGCCAGGGCCAGCCGCAGCGTCGACCTGCTCCGGCGAGGCCGCGACGAGATGTGCGCACCCGACGCAGTTGTGCGCCCGGGATGTGCCGCCGCCGCTGCCGCATCGACCGCACTCTCCAGCGGAGTCGGCGACGTGACTGAGTCGACGACGACCGGCCGCGGCGTGCTGCGCAGTCGATCCGCGAGTGCCATCAACTCCGGCACCGGCTCCGTGCCGAACTCGTCGCGCAGCAACTGCTCGTGGAGGCGCGCCTGCGTCAGCGCACCCGCGCGGTTGCCGAGCGCGTCGAGCGCCAGCATCAACCGAATCGTGGCGCCGGAGTCAGCCGGATCGTGCGCGACGCGGGCTCTCCACCAGTCGGCGGCAGCGGCGCGGTCTCCGGCCGCTTCGGCTGCTTCGGCCAGTCGCTCCAGTGCCTTCGCATACATGCCGGCCAGACGGTCTCGCTCGCGATCTGCCCAATCCCCGAAATCCGGGGCGCCGGTCACGAAGAACGCGTCCAGAAACGCGCCCGAGTACAGCGAGGCAGCACGCTCGTCTTCGCCCTGAGCGATGGCGGTGCGGAATTCCACGACATCGATCGTCAGGAACGCCGTGTCCAGGCGGAGCTCATCGAAGTCGGAGACGATGGCGTCGTCGCCGAGCGTCCTCCTGAGAACGTAGACCGACTGGTTGAGCAGCTTGCGCGCACTGACCGTATCGTGATCGGGCCAGAGCATGGCCATGACGGCTTCGCGCGCACGGCCCCGGGGGTACGCGCTCGCCAGCAGTGCGAGCAGGCCGATGCGGTGCCGCTGAACGGCCCGGCCGGTCAACGGACTGCCGTCCGGGCGTGAAAAACGGGGGGATCCGAAAAGCGTAAGTGAGGCTACCGCTTTGTCTTGCATGCGAGTTGACCAGCGGTGATCGGCAGTTCACAGGCGCGGAGTAACGTCCGTTTCGAATGTAATTACGGGCTCCAGGAATGACCAGCACGGAGCTCCGGACACCGCCACGCCGATTCCCCGTTTCGAACGCCCCGCCGACATGGAGCACAACATGACCGCAACCATCGGGCACACCTTAACGCGAGCGACGCCGCGCGGCACGCCACTGTTTGCATGTCTGATGCTGGTCGTGGCGGCATGCGGTGATCCGCCGACCGCGACCAGTCCGTTCCAGATCCAGATCGTGTCCGGCGATTCACAGACCGCCGAGATCGGATCCGTCCTGCCGAGCCCGCTGGTCGTCCGGGTCCTCCGGGGAGGGGTCGGTGCCAAAGGCGTCGAGATCGGGTGGAACGTCGAGGAAACGGGCGGTCGCGTGGCCTCCGCGGCGGCGCCATCGGTAACGGACGCGAACGGTTACGCGCAGGTGCAACGCACGCTCGGCACCCGCGCCGGGCCGCATCGTACCACCGCGGCCATCGTGGGCAGCCTGGCCGCGACCGTACGATTCACGTCGATTGCCCAGGTATCGGGAGCAGTGCGCATCGCTCCGCATCCGGACGGCAGTGGAACCGCGCAGACGGATACGGTGATGGCCACGTTGCGACCCTATCGCGTACTCGTCACGGACCACTTCGACCAGCCGGTAGCAGGAGTCGCCGTGCGCTGGTGGCCGGACAGCGTTGTGACGATCACCGACGCGAGCGGTGTGGCGGCGCATGCAGCAACACTTGGCATTGTCCCCGGCCCGCAGGTGACCTGGGCATTGGTGTCAGGGCTACCCGGGTCGCCGGTCGAATTCAGCGCCGTCGCGCGCCCCGGCAACCCGGTTGCCCTCGAGGTCATCGAAGGGAATGGCCAGATCGGCGTTATTGGCCGGCCGCTGGGTCGATACCGCGTTGAGGCGGTCGATATGCACGACAACGCAGTGGCGGGGGTGCTCGTGGAATGGGCCACCACGCCCGGGACCGGCACCCTCGACACGCCGCGGGGCTTCACGGCAGCCGATCCGCAGACGGGCGTGCTCCGACCCGCGGCGATGGCGGTGCACACCCTCGCGGACGCCCAGGGCGCGGTCGTAGCCACGGCCACGGCCCCCGACCTCCCCGGCGCACCGCAGGTGACGTTCACATCGACTGCAGTGTCGGCGAGGGTAATCCTGATCACTCCGGAAGGGACCTGCGTCGGCTGCTGGGATTACAACGACGACAACAACGGGGTGCCGCGCTTCGAGCCCCAGGCCGCCGAGATCGCACCAGGCGGGACGGTTGCCTGGCTGTGGGACGGTGGAGTGTGCGACGTGACCTTCGAGGACGATCCGCAGCCGCCGGTCAGCGCGCCGGCCCGTACTACCGGAGTGCACACTCGGACGTTCGACGCGCCGGGCTCATACCGCTACCGCTGCACGGCCCGTTCGGCCGGCTTCGCGACAGGCATGGCAGGCGTGGTCATCGTTCGCTGAGCGCACGTCGATCGTGGGACGCGGTTGGGAGACCACCTCCCATGGTGCGCGGGTCGAAGCGGGGATCGATGTCGCAGGCCGGGTGCTGACGTGCGTCAAGCGTCAGTCCCGTCCTGCATCCCGCCGCGTCAGCCGCAGCGATGCTGCGGGATAGGTCGGCGGATACAGTACGATCATGTCCGGCTGAAGATACAGGCCGTAGTATACCAATCCGCCCTTGTCCAGCCATTCGAGCCAGACCTTGACCCGACCGTCCTCGGCCAGTTCGAAATGGTGCCGCCTGTAGTCGCCCGACGTATCGCGGAACACGGCGAGGTGCGCGCGATTCCGCTCGAAGTAGACCCGCTCGATTTCATGCGGAGTCGTGCCCGGCTCCACTTCCCACACTCCATCGATCGCAGTAGGCGCTCGATTGTTATGATGCGCGATCCAGTAAGTGACTGAGAACGCAACGAGACAGAGGACCAGTGCGGGGAATACGGCAGTAAGCCGATCCGGCGTCGGCCGGCCGGGCCCGAGGACCACACGGATGAGATCCGTCCGGTAAGGCCAGATGATGCTTACGACGAGGACGAGCAGGACTGCGGCAGCCATCAGCCCGCCAGCGTCCACGCCATAGAAGATGTCGACCAGGACGATGTTCGCCGCGATTGGCAGCAGGAGCAACGCGCCAGCGAGCGCGAGCCGCTCCTGCGTCAGGCACAGGCCGGCGATGATCTGAGCCAGCGCGATCAGATTGCCGTACACCCACGAGTAGCCGAAGTAATACCAGGTCAGCCAGAAGCCGCTCACCTCCCGCAGGGGCCGATCGAGCTCAGATTCCAGTACGGTGAACTGCGCGCCGTTCAGCTTCGCGAATCCATAGAATATCGCGATGGCAGCCGCTGACCACCGCACGAGCGGGCCCGCACCTCGAGTCGTCACCGTGTGGTTACTAAGACCGTGCGTCGGTCAGGGGCAGTATGCGTAGGGCGGCGGCCCGGCTGGCGCCTGCGAGCGGAGTTGCAGCTGGAGCCGGTACGTCGCAAGCACCTGGTTCGTCTGCACGAACGTGGGGTCGGTGATGTTGCCCCAGAGGTAGAAGATCGTCCAGTCGCTGTTTGTCAGCGTTGCGCCGGGGTTGTTCTGGGCGGCCTTCCACGCCGCCTTCGTCACCGGCGTCGTGAACAGTGCGGGATCGATGACCATCTCCTGCGACCACGGGCAGAACCACCAGCGCCGACGCCGCACGCAGACGGTTGGTGCGACGTGCCAGTTCCACTCGACGAAGCAGTTCGGGTTGTTGCGAGTGTCCACGTGCAGATAGCCCGGCGCCACCCTCTGGATCCAGACCTTCTTCGGTGACACGCCCATGAGAGTCATGAGGCGACACATCTCGTGGGCGCGGCCCCAGCAGCCATCGTCGGGATACATGAACGGAATACACGGTGGCGGGACGGTGAGCGGAGCGCAGGTCGTGGCGGCCATGGCGTCGAAGACCTGTTGCGCGTACGCGGCCGACATGCAGCGCCAGTGGAACCACCGCCAGGGCCAGCACGGCCACCACCAGATGCGCAGCAGCAGGTCTCGCAACCAGCCGAACGGCCACGGCCACTTCGGCAGCTC includes:
- a CDS encoding DUF4126 family protein, with amino-acid sequence MSRIRSVFFGALGVGVVSGMRTFLMPALLSRASPAPPGTSSANGAAHLLRSPAVSNALALASLGELIGDKLPMAPDRTEVPSLAARAVSGGFAATVIASWNSEAAVPAAVLGSVGAIGSAHVMVRLRTAIGRRLDIPDPLVGLAEDCLALAIGHILISTAEGNQAATGP
- a CDS encoding BTAD domain-containing putative transcriptional regulator; amino-acid sequence: MTGRAVQRHRIGLLALLASAYPRGRAREAVMAMLWPDHDTVSARKLLNQSVYVLRRTLGDDAIVSDFDELRLDTAFLTIDVVEFRTAIAQGEDERAASLYSGAFLDAFFVTGAPDFGDWADRERDRLAGMYAKALERLAEAAEAAGDRAAAADWWRARVAHDPADSGATIRLMLALDALGNRAGALTQARLHEQLLRDEFGTEPVPELMALADRLRSTPRPVVVDSVTSPTPLESAVDAAAAAAHPGRTTASGAHISSRPRRSRSTLRLALAAVAVVTTGVVIAVVAHRSAVSRATEADDALRGTRSIAAYEHYLRGSDSALLRSDSGVHAGIEHLQSSVALDPDYALAWAGLGKMYGRAATSAPRQERDRYFTLGLQAAERALALDDRLADAHATLGILLMGTFDFVSAEAHLNSALALDPDHANTHEWLVTLHLWMSRPHQALVHAQRALELEPLSPRANAELARALAGNDRCPEAIEQLRKLESVRPPLLRVSSIAALCHARLEQWDNAIAILRAAPPDASGSSTSLIGFILGRAGRQSEALEIREQLLERWQRGEADAYDVALQFVGSDQLDESYVWLNRALQDRSLSGLPGGVPHTQVLNPLFAYAQDDPRFADLQKRLGGVPSQRTR
- a CDS encoding protein-glutamine glutaminase family protein; the protein is MQNPNAIVSSTVRLDPPLERGAAEMLREERGISVVLDGGRRVRLDPADPRSPGFAQVLDGLSRQQRPVYVEVDPATTHITNVLIPHVTRVVAMSTGPNGIDVEIEMSHARHVLRTDSSDFAELQARLRESLQGGSVVILTEDDSHNIIDVRGFTPGPDSPLPPLPPFPRRELPKWPWPFGWLRDLLLRIWWWPCWPWRWFHWRCMSAAYAQQVFDAMAATTCAPLTVPPPCIPFMYPDDGCWGRAHEMCRLMTLMGVSPKKVWIQRVAPGYLHVDTRNNPNCFVEWNWHVAPTVCVRRRRWWFCPWSQEMVIDPALFTTPVTKAAWKAAQNNPGATLTNSDWTIFYLWGNITDPTFVQTNQVLATYRLQLQLRSQAPAGPPPYAYCP